Within the Osmerus mordax isolate fOsmMor3 chromosome 6, fOsmMor3.pri, whole genome shotgun sequence genome, the region TAGGATCTGAATTTCATGGTCAGACCCATGTAGCTGTGAGGATAGAGATGATGTCTGGGAGCGGGGAGTTTTCTCCGATGTTAATGTTAAATAGTAATTAACGGGGAAGGCGGCCGGGAATCTGTCTGCTggctgaagagagacagagttggaGGATACAGGAGAATTTTGGCTCTGCGGTTGCAACTTGGAGCCAGTGGGCTCATTCTCTAGTGAGGCTGGGTGTGATTTAGGCTCTGGAGTGTCAGAAGGGGAAACCGTCAACATTTCCTGGAAAGACTCAGACGTTGCGTGGTTCACTGGTTCAATTTTGAGGGAAATCTGGAGATTTTTCTGTTTTATGACAGAATCCGTAATCGCAGGGCAATGGGCACATCTGGGTGGGCTCTTTCTTGCCATCCAGCCACAGTACTGGCAAAAGATCATTGGATCTATAGGCCCAAAGACACAAAATGTACTGATGAGCAGGAAGAAGAAGCATATATCCTGCTGACCAAAAAAGgaaataaatatttgtattgGATGTATTCAGTCATAATTTACAGCCCTGAAATTAGGCTACTCTGTTTTGGAGATTCAGAGGGGAGGGCTGCATTACAAACTTGTGAGGTGATGGGATATGTTGTATGTTCAATACATACAATGTTCTAGGCTTTTTGGTGGTCCACTTGGAATCGACATTCCTTGATGTAGCCTAAGTATCCAGTTTTTAGGTAAGATTATAGTTGAAGctatgcaaaaaaaaatgcaaatCACACTAAATGCATGTCTCAATACCTCACATTATGTTTTTGCTATTGTGTTTGAATAGAACCCTAGCTATACAGTACAATGAATTAGCCTAGATCTGACGTAAATGGTTTGTTACTTGACAACTGTATTTAACCAAAAACGCTAGCTCTTGCTAAATCAATTCCAAAACATGAGTGGTGTAGGATACTAATTTGACTCATACTGTACTTTTAGTGTGTACATTAATAATGCATACGACCGTCGCATATAAGTATTCGCCTGTTGCTCTGCAAGCAATAGAAGCAAAAAAGATTGACGTAGCTCTAATTACGACACAATAAAGAAATAGTTGTGTCCAAATATTACTGCCAAATTTGACTACTGTACCTGCAGGTGAGCAATTTAATAAATTGATATAAGAAAGCGTGTTCTCAAATTAGGTTGACGAGCGGGCAGTAGTATATAGAATATTCCTTTGTCAACATGTTTCCATTTTAATTTGAAAGTTTGTATTTGTAGTTGCTAGGCGTTATTTTGCAATTCGACATACATTTGAAAGCTTCGTATTATTTCGCGGTAACGCCGTGTTTAGAATGTCTTAATGGTTTATGATCATAATGATGAAACAGATTATAGACATCACTAATAATAGTCTTAATCCCATATAAAATAAACACGtttaaacacattttatatCCATTATATACACATTGACAGATTTGTTGCAGCCCTCGAGGCAGCTCTCTTTATTACTTATTGGCAGTGTCCAGTCATGATGGATtattgtggagggagagaaaatccGTAAAACCACTTAATTCAGGCCACCGTTGTCACTCCTGCTTGCTTGCGTCTAAACCCTGTCAGGTTCATTTTAACActtcaatataaaaatacagtgATCAAATTATGAGTGTGGCAGGATTAATTTATCTGCTTTTGCAGATAATGAAATTAAAACATTTTACAACCAACAGGCCTAAAAGAACTTAAGTAACAATTAAATCTCTACATAATTCTATACTCATTCAGTAATATAATTTAGATCTTAATCAATAATTGCAGTACTTTGCTTGACAATTCATCACTTCAAATGACTCCGAAAGTTAATAAATACATTATTCCTTTAAAAACAATTGGCCATTCAGACATTCACACCAACATTGTGAATTACACATTTTCTTGGgcccttttttttaaatagttaTAAAAAATGttaagatttaattttcaaccaAGACGAAAAGATGAAATAAAAGCATGACAAAAAATAAATTTTAGAGAGGGGCCTCGTCACTCAACATACcttacacacatcacacaagcACTTCGAAAAGAGCCATAAAACACAACACATTTATAATTATGGTTTAAAATAAATCAattataaaatgttgaaatcaACATGATGCCCAGTAAGACAGGTTTAAGACTAAATTAACATATTTTGGTTAGTCTAACTAACGGTGAGTGTATAGTGGATCGACAACATGCCTTGTAAACCTCACATTTACCAAAAAACACTCCAAACTATAGGTCTTCCTGTCAACTCATGATCAGTTAAAACTCCCACGGTAAAAACAAAACTCAAACCCCTTTtcactaaacccccccccccccacccaacctcTTAAATTTTTTTGCTCATGATTTTGAAAAAAACACTTCCTCTCCCATGAATTATCTCTTGCTACGTCCGGCtggcttcttcttctcctcttcctcctctgggtGGCTCTTCTGGTGGGCCTTCATGTTGCTCTCCCGACCAAAGCTTTTGCCGCAGGTTGGGCAGGAGTAGCGGCCAGTGGTGTGCACCCGGGCCTTATGGGCCTCCAGCTGCTCAGGGCGAGCAAAGCTCTCCTCACACTCTTCGCAGGGGTGGGCCTTCCTGGGGGTGTGCTTCTCCTTCTTGTGGGCACGGAGCTCGGCCAAGGCAGGGAAGGTGAGCTCACACTCAGGGCAGCGGTGGAGGCGGGATGCATCAGCCTTGggcttctttttctcctcctcctcctcctccgcaggGCCTTGGCCGTCGCCTGCAGTAGCGGGCTGCTTTCCCGTCTCTTTACTTGCGGCGTGCTTCTCTTTCTTGTGGGCACGGAGCTGGACCAAGCCTGGGAAGGTGAGGTCGCACTCTGGGCAGCGTTGCTGGCGGGATGGAGCTGCTTTGGGTTTCTTCTCCTGCGCTGAGGTTTTGCCGTCACCCGCAGTAGTGGCCTCCTTGCCTGCAGCTGCTTTGGGTGGACGTCCTCGACCTGGTTTGGCTTTCGGCTCAGCTACAGCAGCTCCGGCGTCTTCCGTGTGGTTGCTACTTTCCACctcttccttcacctcctcgtcttccttcttcttcttccactTCCCCTTCTTCTCAACGCCCGCGGCGTCTTCTGGTTTGAGGGCCCGTGCGCGCTTCTTGGAGGCATCGCTGCCGTTGCATTGCTGGTCTCCCGCATGGTTTTCCTGGTGCAGCACAAGCTCAGCTTCATTCTCGAAGCCCCGGGCACACTTCCCGCAGCGATGGGTCTTGGTGCTGTCATCGGCGTCCGCTCCTTCCTCTGCTTCGGGACGAGGGTGCTGGGCCAGGCGGTGGGCACGCAGCTGTGCAGGGTTCCGGAAGGTCTCGTTGCAGTCCTTACACACAAACTGACGCTCCGGACATATCTGTCTCCTGTGGGCTGTTAACTGTAAAgcacaaaaaaaggaaaagaatggGGAACAAAGGGTGTGACAAAAGTTAAAACGAGCTAAACATCACATCTTTTCCATTTCAACATTAGGCCATTGGCGTCCACATCCTCATTTGACACAGACCTCAGAAAATGTACGAAAGCACTCGTGACAGTAAGGGCACTTGAAGGGCTTGTCTTCCTTGCTGTGGGTGGGTTGGTGCTCTGTCAGCTCTTCAGAGGATGAAAAGGTGCGGTCACACACATAGCAGGTGAACAGCGTATCTCCCTGTGCGGCACAAACAGACATGGCATAAGGTGTGTCACAGAAAACAAAACCTTGCCAAAACATGTACTCACATTTCTTGTATTAGTTAGTTGTACATCCAAAGAcagatatatataaaatatatgtaGTGTGTATGTAGTAACGCACACATATGTACGTACATAAACACTTATCTATACAACTgtatataagtatatataaaCAGGTAAGTGTAGGATACCTGCTGAAGCTGCTGCTTATACTCCTCCCGATGGCTCTTCTTCATGTGCCTCTCCTTGGCTTTGGAGTTGCAGAAGGTAATGAAGCACTGGAAACACTGCAGGTTCTCATGTTGGTCTGGAAACGGAGTAGACTATTCAAGTTATGACAATTCACTGTAGACATTGAAAATGTGTTGTCTCTGTACTGTGTAAATGAGATAAAATGGCAGTAAGCATTCTAACAGGACTGCTTTGCAAGGAGTGGGTAATAAGAGGAtcatgtttaattgtaatttgtttaactacatgcttttctggttctacccatttgcacttatttgcttttcacaatctatgcttcatgttttggctacctgcaatgtttttggggctattttgttgtttatgatcattgacctatgcactttaaagctctttcttgtaagtcactttggataaaagcgtctgctaaatgaataaatgtaatacaGCTGTAAGGACATGATTTTTGTTACTAGTCTCGGGTAAGTAATTGAAGTAGTCCTAAATAATTTGAATTAAAGACCAACACAACTTCAAACTAAGTTTGCACATTTAGTTGATCAAAATATACACTTAATAACTCACAAGGTTGAATGACAGTGGGTGGAGGTGGCTTGGTGGTAATGGCCGGGTAGGGTTTCTCAGGTTTAGATGGAGGTTCCTCCGCAGGGGGGTCCGGAGCTCCCCGTCCCATTACTATTTCCTCTACGTTCAAAATGCCCGAGTCCATCTTTAGATGATACAAACACCCTCTGCTGATGACATAAATGACAAGAAGCAATCAAGCAATGATTTGCTAGTTAGTTTAACTTgaatagctaactagctagctagcttcacagGAAGCTGAACATGTCTGGAAGCATGCTGACTGTAAAGCTGCAAAGTGATTGTGACAAGCTAGGCTAAGCTCACTTGTGCCACATTTATCACACGTCTTTTATGTGATAAGCCCACTGGATTTAAGCAGCCACTAAAAACAATCAAGATAGCTAGACAGCTAGCTACCGCACAGTCTACTTTTGTATCGACAGTTAAGGGTAACTAACTACACTCCTTGCTACTGTAGCAACAGACAAGTTTCCGCCAGATGCTAGGCTAGCTCCTACTGGTAAAGGACCGACACGGAATAAGGCCCTGCTATGTAGCGCTATCTAGCTAACTTATTTGGCTATCTATCAAGTTTGGACATTTATAGACTTTACCCAAAATAATAAGACAGGGCAGTGGGAATAGCCGTTCCCAATTAGCACCACTGTTAAGCAGTAAGCTAGCTAACGCTACAGCAAGTCTGTTAACAATAAGTTTGTAGCTACAGTACTTTGTGTAGCAAACACTGCATGAGTTAACGACGGCTAACTAGGGCTAGCTACAGttctttcagactttcatttgCATTTAACAAAATAGAATTAGTTAACACTAACTAACTTAATTAAATAACAAAATACCAATAGATACCTACACTTATGGATAGCGTGTTCTCGAGCGTAGTTTGTTAACATTTAAATTGTTGAAATAAAGTTAGCTAACCAGTTAGCCACCACCAACCTCAATCGTTTTGTGTCAATTTTGGCAAGTAGCGTGACGTCagcagacagaaaaagaggCTGGCGGACTTCACTTTTTGTTTTAGGTCGGAAGCCATGCAAGAGGCATTTTAGGCAAACGCTTAAATTCGCGTTTAATGTAAACAGTAAACGCATCCATATTTCAATTATGGCAGAGCCTATGACAAAAAAATAACACCTTCGGCCGTAGCATATTTAAATATGTGAACGAAGCGGCTTTTAGCCAATAAGCATGAAACATCTCACTTCGTTAAGATTCAGGCAtattgtttttaattttttaaatttatGTTCAATTAAATTACACAGTATTTCGTGTATGAAATAAGGTTCATAGCTGTCaagaggccacacacacacaatcatctaAATGTTTCTTGCACTATTTTGGAAACATTTCAGGAGTGAATAGTCTCCTGATAATTACTACTGTTCAACGTATTCACATCATATGTTCAATGCAAATCTAACATTTCTCTCAAACATACACAAGCCAATGATAGGCTACACCCAAAAACTTGCTGACATTTGATAAAAGGGAGAAGAACTAGCTGAAAAGCATCTTCAAATAAATACCCCAGGAGAAGGAGAGTCTTATTGGGAACCATAATAAATATTGTACAGCGGCAATAAAATGACAGAAACTGGCACCGAAAAGGCAAGATGGTGAAAGCGTGCAAAGAGAAATACTGTGTGACAGAGGAGAAATGAGAATTAAAACCATTTAAATAACACATGATTCAATCTGGTTCATAGAGATAAACAATGATGGTAAACCAGGTGTCAGgtgggaatcaggtggctgagcggttagggaagcgggctagtaatctgaaggttgccagttcgattcccggccgtgccaaatgtcgttgtgtccttgggcaaggcacttcaccctacttgcctcgggggagaatgtccctgtacttactgtaagtctaaatgtaaatgtaatgtaaacaatCAGAAAAACCCATGACTGTGGAAATTCAAGAAGCAGTTGTGGTTgcgagagatacagagaaacac harbors:
- the znf576.2 gene encoding zinc finger protein 576.2, with the translated sequence MDSGILNVEEIVMGRGAPDPPAEEPPSKPEKPYPAITTKPPPPTVIQPYQHENLQCFQCFITFCNSKAKERHMKKSHREEYKQQLQQGDTLFTCYVCDRTFSSSEELTEHQPTHSKEDKPFKCPYCHECFRTFSELTAHRRQICPERQFVCKDCNETFRNPAQLRAHRLAQHPRPEAEEGADADDSTKTHRCGKCARGFENEAELVLHQENHAGDQQCNGSDASKKRARALKPEDAAGVEKKGKWKKKKEDEEVKEEVESSNHTEDAGAAVAEPKAKPGRGRPPKAAAGKEATTAGDGKTSAQEKKPKAAPSRQQRCPECDLTFPGLVQLRAHKKEKHAASKETGKQPATAGDGQGPAEEEEEEKKKPKADASRLHRCPECELTFPALAELRAHKKEKHTPRKAHPCEECEESFARPEQLEAHKARVHTTGRYSCPTCGKSFGRESNMKAHQKSHPEEEEEKKKPAGRSKR